The Edwardsiella tarda ATCC 15947 = NBRC 105688 region CGTCTAGCCCACCGGTGGCCTCTTTACGGTAGCGCGCGATAAACGGTACGGTGTTGCCTTCGTCCAGGAGGCGAATGGCGGCGTCAACCTGCTCGGTGCGCGCCTGCAGTTCAGTTGCGATAATGCGGCTTAATGCGTCATTCATAGCGTTAGATAGATCGTCTTGATGGATAAAAGCCAGGCTCCCGTTATACGGAGTCGGACACGAAAATACCAGTACCGCGCTGGCGAGGATGCTTAGCGCGGCGGGAGAGCGCTAGGGCTGGGTATAGTCGATGGCGTTGATGTACCACAGCGCTTCACCGGATGGTGTGATAACGGTCGCCGCGTCGCCGACCTCTTTCTTTAATAGTGCTCGCGCCATCGGCGAGTCGATAGAGATGTAGTCGTTGCGGCCGAAGATTTCATCATAGCCCACGATGCGGAAACGCTTGATCACCCCATCATCGTTCTCAACCTCGACCCAGGCGCCGAAGAAGACCTTGCCATCCTGTTGGGGCGAATAGTCGACGATTTTCAGCATCGACATGCATTTGCGTAGGTAGCGTACCCGGCGATCGATTTCGCGTAGACGTTTCTTGTTGTATTGATAGTCGGCGTTCTCACTGCGATCGCCGAGGCTGGCGGCCCAGGTCACTTTCTTGGTGACCTCCGGGCGCTCTTCGCGCCACAGGTAATCCAGCTCCTGTTTGAGTTTGTCGTAACCTTCTCGGGTAATCAGCGGGGTTTTCATCTGTTATAACCTGAAATGGAGGACGCCGGTCCAGTATGTTGTTCGATGCCGCATTGCATCGCCTTGCCCGGCGCGCTACGGTGGAGAACGCGGCGAGACA contains the following coding sequences:
- the greB gene encoding transcription elongation factor GreB, with amino-acid sequence MKTPLITREGYDKLKQELDYLWREERPEVTKKVTWAASLGDRSENADYQYNKKRLREIDRRVRYLRKCMSMLKIVDYSPQQDGKVFFGAWVEVENDDGVIKRFRIVGYDEIFGRNDYISIDSPMARALLKKEVGDAATVITPSGEALWYINAIDYTQP